Genomic segment of Streptobacillus ratti:
CACCACCACCGTCTCCGGGCGGCGCCAGGCCTCGCACAGTCGGTTGATGTCCTGATGATGATGAAACGCATTGCCTCCCGCCCAGTAGACTAAACGGATATCGGGATAGCGCCGCTGCTGACCGTCGAACTCATAGGTTTCTCCCGGGTGCAGCAGCATATCGGACAGCCGCGCCACCGGGATAACGCTGTCCACCGCATTCGCCCCGGCGGGTAAGCGTGGGCCGGAAAACGCTTTTCGCACCGCGCCCGCCAGGTTGGTGCAGGCGTAGCCAAACCCGAGGCCGCCGCCCGGGGTGCCGAGCTGTCCCAGCAGCGCGGTCAGGGCCACCGTCGCCCAGTAGGCCTGCTCCCCTTGACGGGCGCGCTGGATAGACCAGGAG
This window contains:
- a CDS encoding molybdopterin-dependent oxidoreductase; the encoded protein is SWSIQRARQGEQAYWATVALTALLGQLGTPGGGLGFGYACTNLAGAVRKAFSGPRLPAGANAVDSVIPVARLSDMLLHPGETYEFDGQQRRYPDIRLVYWAGGNAFHHHQDINRLCEAWRRPETVVV